A genomic window from Microvirga sp. TS319 includes:
- a CDS encoding NAD(P)H-quinone oxidoreductase produces the protein MMEPIPGTMRAVIAEGSGGPDVLKVVERPVPQPGEGEILVRVRAAGVNRPDVIQRQGGYPPPPGAPDILGLELAGEVVGSDPNANRFPLGARIMALVAGGAYADYAVVHESNALPVPDGLSFEEAGAIPETYFTVWTNVFDRGGLKPGETLLIHGGTSGIGTTAIQLAKAFGATVIATAGSPEKCEACRRLGADTAVNYRTEDFVAVVKETTGGRGADVILDMVGGDYIPRNHEAAAQDGRIVQIAFLKGSKVELDFRRLMLKRLTHTGSTLRSRSVAEKAVIAQALETHVLPLLEQDRCKPVMDSTFSLDEVAKAHARMDGGEHIGKIVLRL, from the coding sequence ATTATGGAGCCGATTCCAGGCACGATGCGCGCAGTGATCGCCGAGGGCAGCGGCGGACCGGACGTCCTGAAAGTGGTCGAGCGTCCGGTGCCCCAGCCCGGGGAAGGCGAGATCCTGGTGAGGGTGCGGGCCGCAGGCGTGAACCGCCCAGACGTGATCCAGCGCCAGGGCGGCTACCCCCCTCCTCCCGGCGCCCCGGATATCCTCGGCCTCGAGCTTGCGGGCGAAGTGGTGGGCTCGGACCCGAACGCCAACCGCTTTCCGCTCGGCGCCCGGATCATGGCGCTAGTGGCGGGCGGCGCCTATGCCGATTACGCGGTGGTTCACGAGAGCAACGCTCTGCCAGTTCCCGACGGCCTCTCCTTCGAGGAGGCCGGGGCGATCCCGGAGACCTATTTCACCGTCTGGACCAACGTGTTCGATCGCGGCGGCCTGAAGCCTGGCGAGACGCTCCTCATCCATGGCGGCACCTCGGGGATCGGCACCACCGCCATCCAGCTCGCCAAGGCGTTCGGAGCCACGGTGATCGCCACGGCGGGGTCTCCCGAGAAATGCGAAGCCTGCCGCCGGCTCGGCGCCGACACGGCGGTCAATTACCGCACCGAGGATTTCGTCGCCGTGGTGAAGGAGACGACCGGGGGACGCGGCGCGGACGTGATCCTGGACATGGTCGGGGGCGACTATATTCCCCGCAACCACGAGGCCGCCGCCCAGGACGGCCGCATCGTGCAGATCGCGTTTCTCAAGGGCAGCAAGGTCGAGCTGGACTTCCGCCGCCTCATGCTCAAGCGCCTCACCCATACGGGCTCGACCCTACGGTCCCGCTCGGTCGCCGAGAAGGCCGTGATCGCCCAGGCGCTCGAAACCCATGTGTTGCCTCTGCTGGAGCAGGACAGGTGCAAACCCGTGATGGATTCCACCTTCTCGCTGGACGAAGTGGCCAAGGCTCACGCCCGCATGGACGGCGGCGAGCATATCGGAAAGATCGTTTTGCGGCTCTAG
- a CDS encoding DUF1192 domain-containing protein, producing the protein MAFDPFADEPRATLSAYEIGQDLSMLSVDELDERVVMLEKEIARLKEAKAAKESSRAAASAFFRLGQG; encoded by the coding sequence ATGGCCTTCGATCCCTTCGCCGACGAGCCGCGCGCGACGTTGAGCGCCTATGAAATCGGCCAGGACTTGTCGATGCTCTCCGTCGACGAGCTCGACGAGCGTGTTGTCATGCTGGAAAAGGAAATAGCCCGCCTGAAGGAGGCGAAGGCCGCCAAGGAAAGTTCCCGCGCTGCCGCCAGCGCGTTCTTCCGGCTTGGACAAGGTTAA